Genomic segment of Meles meles chromosome 17, mMelMel3.1 paternal haplotype, whole genome shotgun sequence:
ataattttctgtgtatagattcttagtctctttgcttaggtttattcctaggtatcttatagttttgggtacaattgtgaatgggattgactccttaatttctctttcttcagtcttcttgttggtgtacagaaatgcaactgatttctgtgcattgattttatatcctgacactttactgaattcctgtacaagttctagcagttttggagtggagtcttttgggttttccacatatagtatcatatcatctgcgaagagtgatagtttgacttcttctttaccgatttggatgcctttaatttctttttgttgtctgattgctgaggctaggacttctagtactatgttgaatagcagtggtgataatggacatccctgccgtgttcctgaccttaatggaaaagctttcagtttttctccattgagaatgatatttgcggtgggtttttcatagatggctttgataatattgaggtatgtgccctctatccctacactttgaagagttttgatcaggaagggatgctgtactttgtcaaatgctttttcagcatctattgagagtatcatatggttcttgttctttcttttattaatgtgttctatcacattgattgatttgcggatgttgaaccaaccctgcagccctggaataaatcccacttgatcatggtgaataatccttttaatgtactgttgaatcctattggctagtattttggcgagaatttttgcgtctgtgttcatcaaggatattggtctgtagttctcttttttggtgggatccttgtctggttttgggatcaaggtgatgctggcctcatagaatgagtttggaagttttccttccatttctattttttggaacagtttcaggagaataggaatgagttcttctttaaatgtttggtagaattcccctgggaagccgtctggccctgggcttttgtttgtttggagattttggatgactgtttcaatctccttactggttatgggcctgttcaggttttctatttcttcctggttcagttgtggtagtttatatgtctctaggaatgcatccatttcttccagattgtccaatttgttggcgtagagttgctcatagtatgttcttataattgtctgtatttctttggtgttagttgtgatctctcctctttcattcatgattttattgatttgggtcctttctcttttctttttgatgagtctggccaggggtttatcaatcctattgattctttcaaagaaccagctcctagtttcattgattttttctattgtttttttggtttctatttcattgatttctgctctgatctttatgatttctaaatagaatatttttatttaatattttccctaATTCACTACTTAATCATTGATTCACTTGAAAATTAATACAGGAAACAGGAAATTACATaagttttcttcaaagaaaatttaattcaAGTAACTATAAATTATTAGAAAGTTTGAAAGGATCAAGAGTCTGTCACTGGAATTATTGATTTAAGAACACAGGACAATAGCTGAAATCTCTAGCCAAGGAAATGCTGCTGCTGTCACAATTTTACTGCTTTCTCTCAATACAACACTTAGGAGAAGAAACTAAGTCTAATTCCTACAAAATACTCAAATTCTTACTATTTCGTTTCAcaagcaatattaaaaaaaaaaaaagatgactttagTTTTGCTTCCCATTTTCAGTACCACGAAGGAAACTGCAGGTAGAGGGTGaaactgaaagaaagaagagaagagagctaGAGAAACAGACTGAGCTCTGATGATATCATGTTCCAATGACATCATGGTCTCATGACTTCATGGTCCAATGACATCATATTTTGTGACTCACACTTTGCCTGCAGCTAATCTCTTGATGTGTTGATGTATGTTCAGAGAAAGGGGCAATGgattcctcttcctttttatgtGATGAGTCCAGTATAAGTAGGAATTTTATCACTTTTTGCAGTACAATAAGAAATAATTTATCTAGGAATCATTTCATGTTTCGGTTGAGGTACAAACCCTACTCCCTCCATCCCTCAGTATAGGGTTGGGTAAAAAGGCCTGTGAAGTCAACCACTCAGTGCTCCACCTTCTATTCTATCTAGGaggaatttttattaaattccatatataGCTGTATAGACTGACAGCTGTAGCCTTTTGAATTGTATCACTAAGAACGAAGCTTTAAGACTTTCATCTCCATTTTTATCCTGTTATTTGGATAAAGCCAACTTGTGGAGAAAGAAATCTAGCACAAAGAATGAACCTAGgtagagtgaaagagagaaaaaggaaaagacttaTTCAATAAACatccattcactcaacaaatagttattgaatATCTGTTATGCATCGGGCAATATCCTAGAGATGGGgtttatacatttatcaaaacagAGAGGAAGATCCCCATGGAGTGGAAAACATatatagaggaaaaaataatcctaactGTACATAAAGTTGTGAGACATGTTAGAAGTAAATTATGGATGAGGACACTTCTCAGAAGTTAACCTCTGCGTCAAGACTCAGCATAATGATGTAATACAAGTTCTTGAATTGAGCCATATCTGGTCAGATTTGTCCTGGACTTCCCAGGTGTTTAAGCTAAAAGTCCCTTTTTTATGCTAATTTGCACCATAATTTTTTCACTTGAAAACCAAAGGTGCTAACATAACACAGTTGTCTTTTTACAATGTAACTTTAAACAGTAAAATATCTATTTATCTTATATAGGTAGGTTATACAGATGCATCAGGTAGATAAGACACATGAAAGACATGATAGATGATgatggtagatagatgatagatagatagatagatagatagatagataatagataattaTAAGGATTTGGTTCAAGCAAgtatggaggctgagaagcctCAAGATCTTCAGCTGGCAGATTAGAAATCCAGGAGAACCAGTGGTATAGTTCCAGTGCAAGACTGAACACCTGAGAACCAGTGCTGGAAGTTCAAGTCCACATGCGGATGCTAGGGCAGGAGAAGACGGGTGCCCTAGCTCCAAGACAGGCTGAGAGAGACAAACCTGTCCTACTCAGCCTTTTTGTCCTATTCAGACCCACATAAAGGAGTGCAATCTGCTTTTCTCAGTCTATTGATCtaaatattaatctcatccagaaaaccctcacagacacacccagaataatatACAACCAAATACCTGGGCACCACATGGCCCAGTCAAgcttatatgaaaagaaaaataactatcaTACCTTGTTAGTTTTTATATTAAACCGTAGTCTTAAAGTTTATGTATCCTCCAACAGCCATTTTCATTATGTCAAATATAGAACTTTCTTTTTCAGGTCAAaactgtttatattttatgtattaaaaatttttgttttcatttttcttctcagaggttccatattttaaaaagattttaaattgtaCCTTTGATACATACtaccttcttttatttatcttttacttAATGCAATGcaatattgtttattatttttctctctcactctctggggcagagagaggagcaatGGAAATGAAGACTCTTGAAAGCCTTCACCTGATAGAATCCTAAAAAAGTGTAAATACAGAAATTAGAATTAATTTCCTATAGCAGTTGCTGGAAAATATAACTAGAACCTATGATTCATGTGTTCACATTGTTCATACGTGGGAGTGGTGCCTGATTAGTGTTTCCTGGGCAAGTCAGCCACCCTCACAGCTGTGTGGACCTGCCGCTTTGGGGGCCACACGTAGTATTTACAAACAAAACTTTACCAAGGTGAAGGGTCTCAATTTCAGTTTCGTTTACATAAGTTTCTCCGAATGTGGAATTAAGGACGTCCAGGGCTATTTCTTCGCTTGCATGCATGAGCTACATTGAAATCTTTGAGATGGAATTATGTTTCATCTAAGTTTACTGGAAACCCAAGTTTAACAAAAgagaatggttatttttaacttcctAGAAAGTATCTTCCCGTGCCtgagaaagaaataagaggcagGTCCTAAATCTGTAACTGTGACAAAACGTGATTCCAGAAATGTGACTAAGGGCAGGGTTTTTCAGCTTTCTTCTCGCTCGGAAACCTTAGGGGTCTTTGAATGGGTGCTGGGCAGCAGCGAGGCTGAGGACAGGTCAGCAGCGCCCTGGGTGGAAATGTTAGTTCAGGAAGATAGATGCACTGAGGAGACCCCAGAAATCTGTGGCTTTTTGGAAGGACTCATGTGCGCATATGACAATTACTGGAAGCAGCAATAGCTGTTGTCAGATCTCTGCTGGTCACCTCTGAAAGTGATATAATGGCAAAGAAAAAGACCCAGGATCAGGATGAGCTCATCTGGGagtttcttctgctctgttgGCAGCTGCTAGGGATTGCCAGTAGGAACATCTCTGCCTGGAGCCCCTCCAGGACCTGCAGCAAACAGTGCTGTGGGGGTGACCTTGCTGCCAAGTGCCTTCAGTCCTCTCTCACACGCTGGTGTGAGTCACTCATGATTCATGAGGGAAGGTACAGATGGTGGGATTTTTGTATTCTCTCGCTGAAGAGGAAGCATAATGATTTCCAGGGAACTTGCAGTTCTGGAAATTGTGTTGGCTGAGTCCAGCAACAGAGGAGTGTGACTTTTACCCTCCTTCCAATGCAGGATAGGGAAGAGTGGCACAGAAATGCAGAATGGGcacttcattgatttttctccaaTGCTACGGCCATTTTCCTCTGTCTTGGGTCAGGCTCTCTGAGAATTGCTGGGATGAATGAGGATCACCGGAGGACCCCAGGGCCACGCCCTGGAGGGTGCTACCCACAGGTTTTAGTCCAATCCCTTCTCTTGGGATAGAGATTGATTGGAGATCTTGTCATCTCTAGGAAGCCAGCGAAAAGCAGAGAGTCAGGTCTGTGACCTGCATGCAAACACTCCGCCCTTCCCTTCAGGCCTCAAATCTGCTTTTTGCTGCTGTTCTTCCAGGTTTCAGTTCTGCCAGCTAAGACGTCACACTTTACCCCTTCACGCATACTAGGCTCCCACGCCCTCTCCTCCATGCAAAATTTATGGGGTTCAGATGAACCTAGACTAACAGGGCgaactttgtttcttcttttgcatGATAGAATAAGACTTGATTTGTCCTGCAGCAGTCCAGGGAAAGAAAGGGCTTCTTCCTCACATGAAAGCCCTTGGAGGAAATAGCCTTGTGTCACCCTACAGTATGGGTTCTGACATTCATGTTTCTTTCCTTAATCTACAACAGATTTCAGCTATTAATGAGCTACCAAGAAACTTGGGACTAATTGCCAAATAATTGCCAACACCAGTTTTTCTCCTGTTCCCTTTCTATCCAATTTGACCTGTGAGATTTGAGGTCCATGGTGTTTCCTGCATCCTCCTCATTGAAAGCACTGGAACTGTGCCAAAAATAATCTTGCAACAAAGACTCCCTAGAGATTTGGGAAGCATAAATGTAAACCAGCATGTTGGCACCAGAGCGAATAAGAGACCAAAGAAAACTTTCTCAATGATGCGTTAGGGGATGCTGCTCAGAATTCTCAGCAGAGGAGGTAGGAATACACAGTTTTGGGCATTGGAATGTCAGCCATGGAGAGGAATAGAATATATCCATTTCAGGACAGAAAGGATTGTAGTAACACTAATGTTTTAGTCTCATCTGATTAGAATCTCTGGGTGTCATGGAATTCTAATAGCCGTGTGCTAAGGGCAAAAGAGAAATAGGCCCTGCTGTGTTATTTTATGTGGGAAATTGAGTGAAGATAGTGTTTGGGTCCACTGACAGACAGGTGCCAGTCACAAATGATAATTCTGGGAATGTTCTCATTATCCCATAAGCTCTAGTCTCGTTAGTGATGGTTTCAAAGAGCATGTGAGGAGAGCAAGGCACAGGTGTGTATGGAAGCTTAAAAACATGGAGGATTGTATAGGGTTTggggaagataaaataaaatagggcatCACCAACTGAGCTGTAGAGGCCCAGAGAAAGCTTCAAACCAATTCCATAAGCTATTTCTGAGAGCTTGTGAAATGAACCCCTCCTCTATCCACCATTCCTGAGAGCCTGGTTCCTCTGGGTAACTGAGTCCCCTGGATAACTGAAAAAGAAAGGGGCAAATACCTATGACTCCTTGTCAAGAGTGAGTTTCCACATTTCGTTCATTCAACTTCCACTGTCGACTGTCACTTGAAATTACTCTCGGGTGACCGTGGTGTGCCAGCAAAGTGTAATAGGAGACAGAAGGGCAAAAGGAATGTCTAACTGAGATGTTTTCCCTTGCAGACTCTCCGCTGTCTTTAGACCTCACTGTGGACATGAATCTACAGTATAAGCCTTAGGGATGGAAGCTGAGGAGGTAAATGAATGACATTGCCCAGAGAAGACCCTGGTCTCTGCTCTCTGAGCCATCAAGAGATGCAGAGAGGGCTGTGAAGAGCCGAGTCACAGATAGAAAAATAGAACCAATATCCTGCTTCCAGCCTTCTCTTAAAAGCAAGGGAACCTACAGAAAAAGCACTCAGAGCTGGCGTGGATGAAAGAGTGTACACCAAAGTATGGGGTCGGCCGTCAGTTGGTCTCTTGAACTGAGCTACCTTAGCTGAGGAATTTCATTTTGCAATCTACATGGTGTTTTTATTGTCTTCGGTTATTTGGTTGTTTGGGATgttcatttattactttattaaatTCAAACTTGATTTTAATTGAGTTGAGGGGGAGGGATCTGCCCATCCTTTAGTGGGGAAAAATTGCAGGTGCTGGATCCCTCAAGATAAGGTGTGTCTGACACAGCAGTGAGCTCTGTTGGAAATCCAGGAAAAAGGTGCAGAGATGTAGCAGCTCATCCTCAGGAAAAGTCTGATGCGTCGGACAGATTTCTGTCTTGAGTTTAAAACTATAATTATAGCAGAACTCTAAATCGGGTTTCTCTTCCTGGCAGAGTGGTATGCAGGTGGTAAAACCAATGACCAGCCTGACCCTGAGAACCTGAGCTCCTTCTAGAGCCCCTTCAGGGCGCTAAGGCTCCTTCCAACTCCCCTTTCTTCAGTGGGTCAAACAGGTTGTGGGATCGGATCAAAAGATAAACTGACATCAGCACATTATTATTATCGTCACTGAAAACAGGCACAGATAAGAGTTGGGTTCGATGTTGGTTCAGTGagtttgtgaaaataaaattatagggcTAAAAAGCAAATCCTAGGTGGAAATACGCTTCAGGCacatccaaaagaaaacagaagagctaGCCTCCACCTCCTGAAGATTAAACAATATTGGGAGCAGAAGCTGACAGCTAACAGTCTGCAGTGTGCCTATGCTGTGCTAAGTCCTCTAACTTCCGTAAGGAACCGGGGAGAGAGATGCTCTTAGCATCTTTATGCTACAGATGGGAACACGGAGGCACAGAAGGCTACACAGATGAAAAACGGCAGAGTTGGGTTGTCAAACGGGAGCACTTCAGACATCTCCATCCCTAATTGCTATTTGAGATAGGCAGTGTGAAAAAATTACTTTGACGTAAGCATTATAAGAGAGGCAGAAATGTCGCTGGAAACAGGTGTACTCCGAGTTTTGAAACAGCTCCATAAACTGACACGATGGATGGGCCATTTAGTGGCAGCATCTGCCTTTCCTCTTCTATTTGTTGTTCCTCCATCTTAGTGGGATGTACTACCTGCACCTTTCAGGGTAAATAAACAGTCTGTTCCTTCATTCCTGTTCTCTGTAGGTCAATCTTGGGGACCGAGTCAACCAAGCTAACTTCTCCTCAGTCATAGAGTTCGTGTTGCTGGGGTTCTCCAACCTTGGAGAAATCCAGCTCATCCTCTTTGCTGTGTTTCTGTGCTTGTATCTGATTATTCTGAGTGGGAACCTCACCATTGTCACTGTTATACACCTGGATCGCAGCCTCCATGTACCTATGTACTTCTTCCTGGGGATCCTCTCCGTCTCCGAGACATGCTACACCTTTGTCATCCTGCCCAAGATGCTCCTAAATCTGTTGTCTCTGCTCAGAACAATCTCATTCATGAACTGTGCCATTCAGatgtttttcttccttggttTTGCTGTCACTAATTGCATGTTGCTGGGGGTCATGGGTTATGACCGTTACGCTGCTATCTGCCATCCACTTCGGTACCCTATCCTAATGAGCTGGCAGGTATGTGGACAGCTGGCAGCCACCTGTGCTGTGATTGGCTTTTTGTTCTCACTGACAGGCTCATTCTTAGTCTTTGAACTCCCTTTTTGTGGTCCCAATAAAATCAACCACTACTTCTGTGACATTTCCCCAGTTATCCAGCTTGCCTGTACAGAAACCTACATCAATGAGCTGGTCATCTTCGCTGGTGGAGTCCTAGCACTCATGGTCCCCCTGACTTTCATTTGCATATCTTATGGCTTCATTGTCCGTACCATTCTGAAGATCCCATCCACCGATGGCAAGCGGaaagccttctccacctgtgCGTCCCACCTCACTGTGGTCATTGTCCACTATGGCTGTGCCTCCTCTGTCTACCTTCGACCCTCAACCAAGTTCTCATCTAACAAAGATAGGCTTGTGACAGTGACCTACACAGTTGTGACTCCATTGTTGAACCCAATGGTGTATAGCCTCAGGAACAAAGATGTCCAGATGGCCATAAGAAAAGTGATTGCCAGAGGAAGGTTTTATCCTAAAGCTCTGTGGTGAGAGTACTTGGCATCTATGAAAACCTCCTTTCTGAGGATGTAACAATAATTATTCAGCTGGTCACCTTTCATTTACATAGCATGGGAGAGCCTCACAGTGCAAGCTTCCCCAGGGTATTATTTTGATAAGCATTGTGGAGTGTAGCTGTGAATTCGAGCTGATTGTTAATCAGATACAAGTCTCAAACGCCTTTAAACTTGCACAAGTAAGTATTTTGATTTCTCAGAATCAGAAACAGGCATCCTTGGATGCCTAGACCGAGTTCATTCCATTTCAGGAAGGACAGCACGTTGTGAAAGGTCATTCCGTCTAGAAGGTTCAGCCATCACAACTTCTCAGTGATTTAGAAAAATCTTTGTAGGGTCTTTCACAAAAACCATGGGTAAAATGGAATAAATCTAACTGAAAATTGTTACTACAATCCGGAGCCATCCACACTGGAAAGGATCCAAGGCTATCACTTCTAGTCACTCTCATCACGGAGTCACCTGCAGTAGCCCAGCCTCTGACTGATGGCTAACTAGGGGCCCAGACAATATTAAACGCCCCTAAGTGTTATCAAGTCCCacctttgtttctcttcctccttttggcCCTAGTTATTACGTCTGGAGATGCATATCTTCTATCTACTATTTCACTTACGCAGTGACAGCTCAAACATTTTAACAGGACGATGCATTGTCCTGTCTCAGCTGACGACTCCTTTAATCATGACAACTCAGAGCCCACAGACCCCTCAAAATCCTGGTTATCAGTCTCTTCATTATTTTCAAGATATTTCCCATTTTGTTAAGAGTATTCTTCAAATGGGTCACCAGGAAATGGGGGCCATATTCCAGGTGACAGGATAGTCATCTGCCTTGTGCTGGGAGTCAATTCTATGTTAATACACCttagggatttttgttttttcatattttttaaagattttatttaattatttgacagacagagatcacaagtaggcagagaggcaggcagagagagagagaggggaggaagcaggttccctgctgagcagagagccccatgcagggcttgatcccaggactctgggatcatgacctgggccgaaggcagaggctttaacacactgagccacccaggcgcccctgttttttcatttttttttctctcccatttcttGTTAATTCTGTCACAGGCGTGCTCTTCCCTAACTCCTATGTCCCTTAGGGCTACAGGATTTTATGTTGTATATCCCCAGTCCTATCTTTACGAAGCCTATTTTGGTTAGTTTAGTTGAGTTGTGTTATTCTCTAAGACAATCTCATATCtggtattttttccccttaaatctctgcctttagcttgtgCCTAGACCATCCAGCTCTTTTCATACTTTACTTATAACCTCGAGGCTAGTGGTCATCTCTCTTACAACTGCATTCTGTTCTTTCCAGAACTGGAGGCTACACGGTACATATATTGTGCAGAAACACAATTAACAGTGGCTGCACGGAATCCCATGTTGATTTATGCTCAGTGGCAAGTAGCACTGTGCTAGATAGACGGGCCTGCCAAAGCACTCGTTCTGACGGTGCACGTGCTCAGAGGCTTCCCACCCTCATCTTGGGTGCTCCACAAAACAGAGTCACTTTCTCCGTCTCCGGAAGGTTCCATTTAGGGGCACTCACACTTTGACTTCGGCTCCATGGAAATCACAGAATACGTGCTCTTCTCCAGCAACTGTGAGTTCTAAAAAGAAATAGTTCCTCCCTTTCACAAACTCCTCTGGGAAGGGACGTCAGATTGGTGGGCAAGAAGACGAGATGCTCTGGGACGCGGTAGGGACTCCCTGGGCGGCCATGGGGCTCCCGCAGTCTTCCAGTAGTCTGATGACAGAAGCAGGAGCCTGAGGGAAACTGGGCATGGCTTTCTGAAGTACCATCAGAAAATCTTTTGAGGGGCTTGAAAAGGTCCCTCTACTGTCACAGAGACCAGTGCCACAGTCCTACTCCCTGTCCAGTCCCCCACGTCCCCACCTCATACCCCTTACAAGGCACGGTGGTGGTAACGATGCCCCATAACAGTTACGCTATTTGTAACCACTCTTAAAGCTCAAGGTCTACGCTTTATTGAgggcttcccttccttcttcctttttacaAAACCCCACTGTGATGAAATTAAGTGGGCAGAAAAGGTGCAGAGCGTAAGGTTTCCGGATCCAGAGATGATCCTGAGAAGGCAGCCTCACCCCTACAAGACTCTCCTGGCTCATCACACTATTTTTCCTGACTCTACAGTCAGAACCTCTAGCCAGCCCACCTGCCTACTCTCCTCAGtttcacttgtcttttttttttttttaagattttattatttatttgacagagagagagagaacacaagtaggcagagaggcaggcgggggggaaaagcaggctctccgctgagcagagagcccgatgtggggagcGATcccactgggatcgtgacccaagccgaaggcagaggctttaacccactgagccacccaggccccccacttgtcccttttaaatgtttgtttatgtaagaaaaaagagggaagtgTTGTATGGCAACACCTGAACCTTAAAAACCCAGAGATCTAACTTCTCCACCACTCCCTTTGAAGTGAATGCTGCTGGAGAAAATTCTGTAATAAATCTGATTATTACAATAAGCTGACAATCAACatctaaaatgtaaattttttatattttttttcctggaaaatatCAGCCTATTCTTTGCTGAAGCTGCTGCACATAGGCTCCCTTCTACATAAAACACTAACCAACTGCTCCCTTCCACAGCCCTCTCCCTCAGTCCTTCCAAACACAGTGGCACTCCAGGACCCTGCGTCCTTCTTTAGGGGAAACTCCAGGGAGTGAACTGAAAAGCCCTGTTCCTCTTGTCACAGCCTTTACACATGTACCTGCCCCACAATTATTCCTGTATCTTCTTCCACCCGTGTTGTAGCACAAGCGTCCCCTTCAGTGTTCTCAAATACACTTCCTTCTCACCTGCCCTGCATCCTGTCCTTTCTCTGCTACTGATGCTCCCCGAACCCTCTCTAAGGAATCGGGCCTCCCCCCTTCCTGGCCATCAGGGGTTGACATTGCCTGAACAGACACGAAGCAGGCCTGTGTCTAGGTGTTATCAGACTCTGGGCTTACGCCAGATCACACACACCCTCTCGAAGCGGGTGTGCGAGAAGCCGCAGCCGAGCTCCAAGGAACCAGACAACCGATGCCAGAGGTCGCCCCATGGCCCCTTGATCGGTGACAGGCAGAAGCTGccggctggaggctgggaaaggaggggagggagcgaTTGCTGATGCCCGCGGGATCACCTAGTGCACCAGCTCCAAACTCCAGCCCTGACTTACTCTTTCCTCACCCATTTACCAAGCACCTGCCGAATGGGGAGATGCGGGGGTGAAGGGACCAGGGCCCCGGTTTCCAGCTCACTCCGTGCGCTCCCTCCCGCAGAATCCTCTGGGGAGGAGCTCGCGGTTCTAGTTCATGACATAAAGGTGCTCAGAGCTACCGTCCTACACATTGTAAGTGATgctcccctcctttccttcagCGCCCCTTcctacacttttaaaaaatattttatttactcatttgagagagagagagagcacaagcaga
This window contains:
- the LOC123928239 gene encoding olfactory receptor 10R2-like, whose protein sequence is MEAEEVNLGDRVNQANFSSVIEFVLLGFSNLGEIQLILFAVFLCLYLIILSGNLTIVTVIHLDRSLHVPMYFFLGILSVSETCYTFVILPKMLLNLLSLLRTISFMNCAIQMFFFLGFAVTNCMLLGVMGYDRYAAICHPLRYPILMSWQVCGQLAATCAVIGFLFSLTGSFLVFELPFCGPNKINHYFCDISPVIQLACTETYINELVIFAGGVLALMVPLTFICISYGFIVRTILKIPSTDGKRKAFSTCASHLTVVIVHYGCASSVYLRPSTKFSSNKDRLVTVTYTVVTPLLNPMVYSLRNKDVQMAIRKVIARGRFYPKALW